A single window of Spirochaetota bacterium DNA harbors:
- a CDS encoding nucleoside-diphosphate sugar epimerase/dehydratase produces MPILYAIRGKRLIYVILDALGVAGSFAGAYALLPGSAFQAGRAGVAVWAAIACAAYLAAFYLFQIYRVIWHYSDMRDMYRLLAANIAGMAAAVAAAFAFGMEIAPVWIVLMFLLAAGFTVLYRVIVRDRLGRKSFVRPGTGEDGAPKSRRRILIVGAGDAGRMILSEYARRGWDRDIVGFADDDYAKTGRIIGGKRILCTLDGMGRVMRRHEVTEAIVAMPSAGTGAIDRAVAILRRETPDIVIKTLPVFTKIFEKSLSPDLCEVGIAELLGREEFAVDAAAMQERFAGKTVLVTGAGGSIGSELCRQLLKFRVARLVAVGRGEFSIYALAKTLEEELYYLDNGAEIAYRIVDVKDRRMLDGIFERYRPEIVIHAAAHKHVPLMEFNETEALQNNVLGSRNVFDAAHRFKAEECVMVSTDKAVRPVNVMGASKRIAELVAMYYYLEKGLRTSIVRFGNVIGSRGSVIPLFREQILKGGPVTVTHPEVRRYFMSIPEASILVLNAAAYASGGEIFALDMGKQYRVADVAQSLIRLFGYVPERDIRIEYTGLRPGEKLYEELFYDPARISSTDNARIFMLNAPTEGYDRRALEAFIADTIPSLHGRDALAIREAIRAIVPEYEFDVPGVPRGRARLVT; encoded by the coding sequence ATGCCGATTCTCTATGCGATCAGGGGCAAAAGGCTCATTTACGTGATACTCGATGCCCTCGGTGTCGCCGGCTCTTTTGCGGGCGCATATGCGCTGCTTCCCGGCTCTGCTTTCCAGGCGGGCCGTGCAGGGGTTGCGGTATGGGCGGCAATAGCCTGCGCCGCTTACCTGGCCGCGTTCTATTTATTTCAGATTTATCGTGTCATATGGCATTACTCCGATATGCGCGACATGTACCGCCTTCTGGCGGCGAATATAGCGGGGATGGCCGCGGCCGTGGCGGCGGCGTTCGCATTCGGCATGGAGATCGCTCCCGTATGGATCGTCCTCATGTTCCTCCTTGCGGCCGGTTTCACCGTTCTGTATCGCGTCATCGTGCGCGACCGGCTTGGCCGGAAATCGTTCGTTCGGCCCGGTACCGGTGAAGATGGAGCGCCAAAGTCCCGGCGCAGGATACTCATCGTTGGTGCGGGCGATGCGGGACGAATGATTTTGTCCGAATACGCGAGGCGCGGATGGGACCGCGACATCGTCGGCTTCGCTGATGACGATTATGCGAAGACCGGTCGGATAATCGGCGGCAAGAGGATTCTCTGCACGCTCGACGGCATGGGTCGCGTAATGCGCCGCCACGAGGTCACGGAAGCGATCGTGGCCATGCCGTCCGCCGGAACAGGGGCCATAGACAGGGCCGTTGCCATCCTGCGCCGCGAAACCCCGGACATCGTGATAAAGACCCTTCCCGTTTTCACGAAGATATTCGAAAAGTCCCTGAGCCCCGACCTGTGCGAGGTGGGGATAGCGGAACTTCTGGGTCGCGAAGAGTTCGCCGTCGACGCGGCGGCAATGCAGGAGCGGTTTGCCGGAAAGACCGTGCTGGTGACCGGAGCCGGCGGGAGCATCGGGTCCGAGCTGTGCCGACAGTTGTTGAAGTTCAGGGTCGCGCGGCTGGTCGCCGTCGGCAGGGGGGAGTTCTCCATTTACGCGCTCGCCAAAACGCTCGAGGAAGAACTGTATTATCTGGACAACGGCGCCGAGATCGCTTATCGCATCGTCGACGTAAAGGACCGCCGCATGCTCGACGGAATTTTCGAGCGCTATCGTCCCGAGATCGTCATCCACGCCGCGGCGCACAAGCACGTTCCGCTTATGGAGTTCAACGAGACCGAGGCCCTGCAGAACAACGTACTCGGGAGCCGGAACGTGTTCGACGCGGCGCACCGCTTCAAAGCGGAGGAGTGCGTGATGGTGTCGACCGACAAAGCGGTCCGCCCGGTCAATGTGATGGGCGCGAGCAAGCGTATCGCGGAGCTCGTGGCGATGTATTATTATCTGGAAAAGGGCCTCCGTACCTCGATCGTACGTTTCGGCAATGTGATCGGGAGCCGCGGTTCGGTCATCCCGCTCTTCAGGGAGCAGATACTCAAGGGGGGGCCCGTCACCGTTACCCATCCCGAGGTGAGGCGCTATTTCATGTCCATACCCGAAGCCTCCATTCTGGTGCTGAACGCGGCGGCCTATGCCTCCGGCGGCGAGATCTTCGCCCTTGACATGGGAAAGCAGTACCGCGTGGCCGACGTGGCGCAAAGCCTTATACGGCTTTTCGGCTACGTCCCCGAACGCGACATCCGGATTGAGTATACGGGGCTTCGTCCGGGCGAGAAGCTTTACGAGGAGCTCTTCTATGATCCGGCCCGAATTTCGAGCACGGACAACGCCAGGATATTCATGCTGAACGCGCCCACGGAAGGGTACGACAGGAGAGCGCTCGAGGCTTTCATCGCCGATACCATTCCCTCCCTCCACGGGCGCGATGCGCTCGCCATACGCGAGGCGATAAGGGCGATCGTTCCCGAATACGAGTTCGATGTCCCCGGCGTTCCCCGGGGAAGAGCGCGCCTGGTCACCTGA
- a CDS encoding NAD(P)-dependent oxidoreductase has protein sequence MVLITGCNSLPGRALAGRLMQSGAPVRGFDFWKLKETPKTTEFIGGSILDYELVLEACEGVDTIYHLLDIEYPSHYGRRFMKRVNIKGTENLLRAAHEVGVSKIVYLSSSKVYGSPEELPVKEDDTPRPNTRYGKDKMKAENLCRKFVDKDGMDITIFRAAPMTGPGLDDPMILIILYMALGMEDSNRLYIAGEGDSRYQLVYTDDVVDALIAGAKAPVARGGIYNLGSDNVPTQREEVMKVKEKAGLECEVKHLTPFFAKLLSFILKPLNINYLRKEHLLFILSNFVLDCSKAKRDLGWMPSKDNIEIFIETIDWYRREKL, from the coding sequence ATGGTCTTGATTACTGGGTGTAACAGCCTTCCTGGAAGAGCGCTCGCCGGCCGCCTCATGCAAAGCGGTGCACCCGTACGGGGATTCGACTTCTGGAAACTCAAGGAGACCCCCAAGACCACGGAATTTATCGGTGGAAGCATCCTCGACTACGAGCTCGTGCTTGAGGCATGCGAAGGCGTCGATACGATATATCATCTTCTCGACATCGAGTACCCCTCCCACTACGGCCGCAGGTTCATGAAGCGGGTGAACATCAAGGGCACCGAGAACCTGCTTCGGGCCGCCCATGAGGTCGGAGTGAGCAAGATCGTCTACCTCTCATCGTCGAAAGTGTACGGATCTCCCGAGGAACTTCCCGTTAAAGAAGACGACACCCCGCGTCCCAACACCCGTTACGGCAAAGACAAGATGAAAGCCGAGAACCTGTGCAGGAAATTTGTTGATAAGGACGGGATGGATATCACCATTTTCCGCGCCGCGCCTATGACCGGCCCGGGGCTGGATGATCCGATGATCCTGATTATCCTTTACATGGCGCTGGGCATGGAGGATTCAAATCGCCTCTACATAGCGGGCGAGGGCGACTCCCGTTACCAGCTCGTCTATACCGACGACGTGGTCGATGCGCTTATCGCGGGGGCGAAGGCGCCGGTCGCGCGCGGCGGCATTTACAATCTCGGATCGGACAACGTGCCAACACAGCGAGAAGAGGTAATGAAGGTAAAGGAAAAGGCCGGCCTCGAATGCGAGGTCAAACACCTTACCCCGTTCTTCGCGAAACTCCTGTCATTTATTTTGAAGCCGCTCAACATCAATTATCTGAGGAAGGAGCACCTGCTCTTTATTCTTTCCAACTTTGTTCTCGACTGCTCAAAGGCGAAGAGGGACCTCGGCTGGATGCCCTCGAAAGACAACATCGAAATTTTTATCGAGACGATCGACTGGTATCGGAGGGAAAAGCTGTAG
- a CDS encoding homoserine dehydrogenase: protein MRNVVNVGLIGFGTVGSGVHHLLERNGAVIGQRTDLDIRIKTICDIDSARVKAKAPGATVVSDWKKVVADPGIDTVVELIGGIDPAKSIILESLSAGKNVVTANKKLLAEQGEEIFALANDGKAALGFEASVGGGIPCIAALKSGLVGNRVMSVMGILNGTTNYILTRMQEESLSFEAALSDAQAKGFAEPDPAFDIEGYDAGHKIAILSMIAFNQKIDYKAISIEGITKIGAFDILYAREMGYRIKLLGIGKRAGERLDIRVHPTMLPERHPLASVQNEFNAVMFTGDMTGPVSLNGKGAGGHPTASAVMSDIVQIAQRTGSPGGAIRFRGEASYLLPGERLSRYYMRVHTEDSPGILAKIAGVLAGYGISIASVIQKESNMPHVPLVIMTHGAHEEGLFKAVSEINAFDFVDGDATVIRVEDYVSDGADHE from the coding sequence GTGAGGAACGTGGTCAACGTCGGTCTGATCGGCTTCGGTACCGTGGGAAGCGGTGTTCATCACCTGCTCGAGCGCAACGGCGCGGTTATTGGACAGCGCACCGATCTCGATATACGGATAAAAACGATCTGCGATATCGATTCGGCGAGGGTCAAGGCGAAGGCCCCCGGCGCGACCGTCGTTTCGGACTGGAAGAAGGTCGTCGCCGATCCCGGCATCGACACCGTCGTCGAGCTCATCGGCGGGATCGACCCGGCCAAATCGATTATTCTCGAATCGCTTTCGGCCGGAAAGAACGTGGTAACCGCCAACAAGAAGCTCCTGGCGGAACAGGGTGAGGAGATATTCGCGCTTGCGAACGACGGAAAGGCCGCCCTGGGCTTCGAGGCCTCGGTGGGCGGAGGCATCCCCTGCATCGCCGCGCTTAAAAGCGGCCTGGTCGGAAACCGCGTGATGAGTGTCATGGGTATACTTAACGGCACCACCAACTACATTCTTACCCGCATGCAGGAGGAGTCGCTTTCATTCGAGGCCGCGCTGTCCGACGCGCAGGCAAAGGGATTCGCCGAGCCCGACCCGGCCTTTGATATCGAGGGATACGACGCCGGGCACAAGATCGCGATCCTGTCGATGATCGCGTTCAATCAAAAGATCGACTACAAGGCAATCTCCATAGAGGGCATCACGAAAATCGGCGCATTCGACATCCTCTACGCGCGCGAGATGGGTTACCGCATAAAGCTTCTGGGTATCGGCAAGCGCGCCGGCGAGCGGCTCGATATCCGCGTGCATCCCACCATGCTGCCCGAGCGCCATCCGCTCGCCTCGGTGCAAAACGAGTTCAATGCCGTGATGTTTACCGGCGACATGACCGGTCCCGTAAGCCTCAACGGCAAGGGCGCGGGGGGCCATCCCACGGCGTCGGCGGTGATGAGCGACATCGTGCAGATCGCACAGAGAACGGGTTCGCCCGGCGGGGCCATACGCTTCCGCGGGGAGGCCTCGTACCTCCTGCCGGGAGAGCGTCTCTCGCGCTACTACATGCGCGTCCATACCGAAGACAGCCCCGGCATACTCGCCAAGATCGCGGGTGTGCTTGCCGGCTACGGTATATCGATCGCCTCGGTCATCCAGAAGGAGAGCAACATGCCGCACGTGCCGCTGGTCATCATGACGCACGGGGCGCACGAGGAGGGCCTTTTCAAGGCGGTCAGTGAGATCAACGCCTTCGATTTCGTGGATGGCGACGCGACGGTAATCCGCGTGGAGGATTATGTAAGCGATGGAGCGGACCATGAGTAG
- the thrC gene encoding threonine synthase gives MSREYRAQFRCIAGCGETYPLDEVVYRCGKCGELLEVHHDIEALRTRSAAEWKALFDSRVGTTRWPYGSGVWGKKEFVCPGIDSDNIVSMYEGNTNLFWAKRFGEMLGMRDLWVKMCGNSHTGSFKDLGMTVLVSMVNEMMRRGVRLDAVACASTGDTSAALAAYCAYAGIPSIVFLPSNRISIAQLVQPMANNAIVLSLDTDFDGCMRVVKEITKNNTIYLANSMNSLRIEGQKSISVEMLQQFDWEVPDVVVIPGGNLGNVSALAKGFTMMLDLGMIDRRPRIVLAQAEKANPLYRSYLKGYSDFEPIVPGKTLASAIQIGDPVSVRKAIAALKEYDGIVEQASEEELADAAALADRTGLYACPHTGVALAVLIKLVERGDIPRDARTIVISTAHGLKFSEFKVGYHQGAIDGVKSAYANRPIELPPDTGRVSEVLAKELARRKKA, from the coding sequence ATGAGTAGGGAATACCGGGCGCAATTCCGATGCATCGCGGGCTGCGGCGAGACATATCCCCTCGACGAGGTGGTCTACAGGTGCGGGAAATGCGGCGAACTCCTCGAGGTGCACCACGACATCGAGGCGCTGCGCACGCGAAGCGCCGCCGAGTGGAAGGCGCTTTTCGATTCGCGGGTGGGCACAACGCGCTGGCCCTACGGGAGCGGCGTCTGGGGCAAGAAGGAGTTCGTATGCCCCGGGATCGACAGCGATAACATCGTATCGATGTACGAGGGGAACACCAACCTCTTCTGGGCGAAGCGCTTCGGCGAGATGCTGGGGATGAGGGACCTGTGGGTGAAGATGTGCGGCAACAGCCATACCGGCTCGTTCAAGGACCTCGGCATGACGGTGCTCGTTTCCATGGTGAACGAGATGATGCGCCGCGGCGTGCGCCTCGACGCGGTCGCCTGCGCCTCGACGGGGGACACCTCGGCGGCGCTCGCCGCGTACTGCGCGTACGCGGGGATACCCTCGATCGTGTTTTTACCGTCCAACAGGATATCCATCGCCCAGCTCGTGCAGCCGATGGCGAACAACGCGATCGTGCTCTCGCTCGACACCGACTTCGACGGCTGCATGCGCGTGGTGAAGGAGATAACGAAGAACAATACGATATACCTGGCGAACTCGATGAACAGTCTGCGCATCGAGGGGCAGAAGTCCATCTCGGTCGAGATGCTGCAGCAGTTCGACTGGGAGGTCCCCGACGTGGTGGTGATTCCCGGCGGGAACCTGGGCAACGTCTCGGCGCTGGCGAAGGGCTTTACAATGATGTTGGATCTGGGCATGATCGACCGACGGCCGCGCATCGTGCTGGCCCAGGCCGAGAAGGCTAATCCGCTCTACCGTTCATATCTAAAGGGATACAGCGACTTCGAGCCGATCGTTCCGGGCAAGACGCTCGCATCGGCCATCCAGATCGGCGATCCGGTATCGGTGCGCAAGGCCATTGCGGCGCTTAAGGAGTACGACGGCATTGTCGAACAGGCGAGCGAGGAAGAGCTCGCCGACGCGGCGGCGCTCGCGGACCGTACGGGGCTCTACGCCTGTCCGCACACCGGGGTCGCGCTCGCCGTTCTCATCAAGCTCGTTGAGCGGGGCGATATCCCGCGCGACGCACGGACCATCGTCATCTCGACCGCGCACGGCCTCAAGTTCTCCGAGTTCAAGGTGGGCTACCACCAGGGGGCCATCGATGGAGTTAAAAGCGCCTACGCCAACAGACCGATCGAGCTTCCGCCCGATACGGGCCGGGTTTCCGAGGTCCTCGCGAAAGAGCTCGCCAGAAGAAAAAAGGCATGA
- a CDS encoding S24/S26 family peptidase, whose translation MERIIGTVKEKERSPVLAVFISLFFTGLGQWYCGEPLRAVVLFLLRFLPIVFIPFITFADRGNHGLFVAAAMIVASIAVWAAAPVDAFFLARRRSIIPGRTNSLPVYALFALITTALIAAAAAMTGAMYRPHIQGDDAMEPLIRKGDILLVGRFVRDLPPPGSVVVYRGDRGMLTARVMAREKDRVAHSGSMIAVNGDFLLMGIYGDIEVRKMGLDNSEQLFYEMNDGRKYPVRAVSGSGRLAKYKGASAAAGEGRVFVADDNRLGREWLRSITTAALAGRVEGVLWGGSWRRVLVLPFLKIQRSASEINTVNIVD comes from the coding sequence ATGGAACGCATAATCGGTACGGTCAAAGAGAAGGAGCGCAGCCCCGTCCTTGCCGTGTTCATTTCGCTTTTCTTCACCGGGCTGGGGCAGTGGTATTGCGGCGAGCCACTGCGCGCGGTGGTGCTTTTTCTGCTTCGTTTTCTTCCGATTGTTTTTATTCCATTTATTACGTTTGCAGACCGGGGAAACCATGGCCTGTTCGTCGCGGCGGCGATGATCGTCGCGAGTATCGCGGTATGGGCCGCCGCGCCCGTCGACGCGTTTTTTCTGGCTCGCCGCCGCTCGATTATACCAGGGAGGACCAACTCGCTGCCGGTGTACGCGCTCTTTGCGCTCATCACCACGGCGCTGATCGCCGCCGCGGCGGCGATGACGGGCGCGATGTATCGTCCCCATATTCAGGGCGATGACGCCATGGAGCCGCTAATACGGAAGGGCGACATCCTCCTCGTCGGCCGTTTCGTGCGCGATCTGCCTCCGCCGGGAAGCGTGGTCGTGTATCGCGGCGACCGCGGTATGCTGACCGCGCGGGTCATGGCCCGGGAGAAAGACCGCGTGGCACACAGCGGCTCGATGATCGCCGTCAACGGAGACTTTTTGCTCATGGGTATCTACGGCGATATCGAGGTCCGAAAGATGGGGCTCGATAATTCGGAACAGCTTTTTTACGAGATGAACGACGGCAGGAAGTACCCGGTGAGGGCCGTCTCGGGTTCCGGCCGGCTCGCCAAATACAAGGGCGCCTCCGCCGCCGCCGGCGAGGGCCGGGTTTTCGTGGCGGACGACAATCGCCTGGGGAGGGAATGGCTCCGCAGTATAACCACCGCAGCCCTTGCAGGCCGGGTTGAGGGTGTTCTTTGGGGGGGCTCATGGCGGAGGGTGCTGGTACTGCCTTTTCTGAAAATTCAACGAAGCGCCTCGGAGATAAACACAGTAAATATTGTTGACTAA
- a CDS encoding MBL fold metallo-hydrolase yields the protein MKITEDVHLVGGPSVSDPSDAAIYLVKGRGASALIDAGTGGGHSRVLENIAEAGVRPDGITHIFLTHCHYDHTGGAYLLRGATGSRTAAHELDAEFIEMADPEVTAASWYRARMEPTKVDLKVEGTEARFDIGGIELAMYHTPGHSPGSSVLTMRSGGMLVLFGQDVHGPLNESLRSSRADYIRSLEFLLSLEADMLCEGHFGVFTGREKVRRFIESFL from the coding sequence ATGAAGATCACCGAGGACGTCCACCTGGTCGGCGGTCCGTCAGTTTCGGACCCATCCGACGCGGCCATTTATCTTGTCAAGGGCCGGGGCGCCTCGGCGCTCATCGACGCCGGGACCGGGGGCGGCCACTCCCGTGTGCTTGAAAACATCGCCGAAGCCGGCGTACGGCCCGACGGTATCACCCATATCTTTCTCACCCACTGCCATTACGATCATACGGGGGGCGCGTATCTCCTTCGAGGCGCGACCGGCTCGCGCACGGCGGCGCACGAGCTCGACGCGGAATTCATCGAGATGGCCGATCCCGAGGTGACGGCGGCGTCGTGGTACCGCGCGCGAATGGAACCCACGAAGGTCGACCTGAAGGTGGAAGGGACCGAGGCCCGGTTCGATATCGGCGGTATCGAACTGGCCATGTACCACACCCCGGGACACTCTCCGGGTTCGTCGGTGCTCACCATGCGTTCCGGCGGCATGCTCGTTCTATTCGGCCAGGACGTGCATGGTCCGCTCAACGAGTCCCTTCGATCAAGCCGGGCCGATTATATCCGGTCGCTCGAATTTCTTCTCTCGCTTGAGGCCGACATGCTCTGCGAGGGTCATTTCGGGGTTTTCACCGGCAGGGAAAAGGTCAGGCGCTTTATTGAATCCTTTCTATGA